From the Serratia nematodiphila DZ0503SBS1 genome, one window contains:
- a CDS encoding fimbrial protein, translating into MIRLIFLLLLSGLFSGYSYATCFGKGISFAPALNVDLSDKLNANTPVWEEQYSTQYVGTFDCGSSTSQFTYTLKLSPDNKNAAIFGFNNGTQWIRAQIVNKIGDRELSKRGEHSAAELNTPMTVRYSLESKPKNGRVVPGDTLMLDDALMVSDITGIKIWELPIWLLQQVGKILSWLLTGNWPYDERDMYGQPMNIKYAPKTTTCRFDNAGLTVRLPKMGVAQVLNNNQPGYTPFSLNISCQNMQQEGIADRAVEMFLSSNNLLASDASVLTNANAGGAQGVGLRLVKRDMPSSPVVLSPSNVDRGSATSLFHVAAGGSLNSHFIIGMGAYYYPYQRDGVTQGELNNSATLNIIYP; encoded by the coding sequence ATGATCAGGCTGATTTTTTTGCTGCTGCTGTCCGGGCTGTTCAGCGGCTATAGCTATGCCACCTGTTTTGGCAAAGGGATCTCATTTGCACCGGCTTTGAATGTCGATCTCTCCGATAAGCTGAATGCCAACACCCCGGTGTGGGAGGAGCAATACAGCACCCAATATGTCGGCACTTTCGACTGCGGTTCTTCAACGAGCCAATTTACCTATACGCTCAAGCTGTCGCCCGATAATAAGAATGCGGCTATTTTTGGTTTTAACAACGGCACGCAGTGGATACGCGCGCAAATCGTCAATAAGATTGGCGATCGTGAACTGTCAAAGCGCGGCGAACATTCCGCCGCCGAGTTAAATACGCCGATGACCGTGCGCTACTCGTTAGAATCGAAGCCCAAAAATGGTCGTGTGGTGCCGGGGGATACGCTGATGCTGGATGACGCGCTGATGGTCTCGGACATTACCGGCATAAAGATATGGGAATTGCCGATTTGGCTGTTGCAGCAAGTCGGGAAAATACTCAGTTGGCTCCTGACCGGCAACTGGCCTTATGACGAACGCGATATGTACGGCCAGCCGATGAACATCAAATACGCGCCCAAAACCACCACCTGTCGTTTCGACAATGCCGGCCTGACGGTCAGGTTGCCCAAAATGGGCGTGGCGCAGGTGCTGAATAACAATCAACCCGGCTACACGCCGTTCTCGCTGAACATCAGCTGCCAGAACATGCAGCAGGAAGGCATCGCCGATCGCGCCGTTGAGATGTTCCTGTCCAGCAATAACCTGCTGGCCTCCGACGCCAGCGTGTTGACCAATGCCAATGCGGGTGGTGCGCAAGGGGTGGGGCTGCGCCTGGTCAAGCGCGACATGCCGAGCTCGCCGGTGGTATTGTCGCCTTCCAACGTCGATCGCGGCAGCGCCACCTCGCTGTTTCATGTCGCCGCCGGCGGCAGCCTGAACAGTCATTTCATCATCGGCATGGGCGCTTATTATTACCCTTATCAGCGCGATGGCGTCACGCAGGGGGAACTCAACAACTCGGCCACGTTGAACATTATTTATCCCTGA